CCTTTTCGATTTCATCTTCGAATTTCTTGCGCGCGACTTCGAACTGATTCGGGTACAGTTTACTTAAGAAAAACCTGTTTATTTCCAGAATCACGCTCGAGATTTTCGGATGTCTCATCTCTATTCTAAAATCCAGAAGGTCCGCGTTGAACAGGGAATATTTTTCCAACGGAATCCAGGTGACCCAGAGAAATATGAGGAGGCCGAAGATGGAAAAAAACGTTAAGTGAATTCCCAATAACGGTAGAACTAGAGTAAAGACGACCGAAACGAATCCCCCCACAGAAACGCCCGTAAACATATAAATCGAGTGCAGTCGGACGAAATGTTCCCCTCGAAGAATGTTTCGGATCATCACGAAAAGAGAAACCAAAATCGTTCCGATGATATATCCGCAATAGGGAAAGTAATACTGGAAATTTCCCCGGAAAACGCTTTCCCCATTCTCGGCAATGAAAGGCGAAAGCCTCCCTTCCCAAGACAGCCAAAGGAAATATACGATGACGATCGTATGAAAGATCGTAAGCACCAAAGGAGGGTTCTTCGGATCCACCGGGCGGGTATAATTGTAAGTGATATAGGTAAGTAAGACAGGTACGAATAAAGGAAAAACCGTGATGCATTGGATCATCGTCCACCGGAATCCGGGAAAAAGATCGTAATCACTCCAAAAAAGGGAAAATCCCCAAAAGGACAAGGTGAAAGCCATCAAGGCAAAGGCTTTGCTTAAATTGGTACGATGGGAATATTTATAGAAAAAGACCGCCGACCCAAATATGAGTCCGAACATGATGAGTCCCATTCCAGCCTACCTAAAAATCAATAATATTCGGAATCGAAAAAGGAACCATTCAGACATCGAACTGACACCTTCTTTGAACGCCTAAAGTAATTTTTAATTCCTGCGTTTTTTTGGCGTCAACCGACTTTTCCTGCCATGTTTTCTTTCGGGACGAAAAAAGAAAAAATCCCTGAGATTCGTTTCTGCCCGACGAGCTCGGATTCGAAAAACAAAACCCTGTAGTTCGATTCTTTCACACTTCCTCGAGTGTAGAAAATCCGAACTCCAAGGTCTCCAAACCTAGGTTAAACCCTCTTGCTCTTCAATCTGCTCAATAGATCGCCAACCCCCACCGCTTTCAACTTCCTCTCCAGCTCGTCGACCTCTTCGACTAGCTTCTGCATTTCGGAAAAAACCCGGTCAAATTTTTTATGATACGAAATCAATTTGGCAAACAGCCCTTTGATCTGTTTGATCCTTCCGCTCGCGCTCAATTTTTCGTGCCGTTTTCGGAACTCTTCCACTTTTTGAATCATTACAATTTCCTTGTCGGAGAAACGCAAATTCTGTTGTTTCTTCATACGAATACCCATAAAAATCAATCCGACTCCATTTATTTTTTATAATATTCAAAGGACGAAAAAAACGGGGCGTTCAGCCCCGAAACGTCTTCGATATCTTTGATACTTATCTTTAAGCAACGTAGCAATTGTTGGTTAGTTCGAATTCGGTGCTTATAATATGGCCGGATTCGCTTGCAATTTCGAGCAGTCGTTGTTTGTGGCGACGGTCAAGGAGGCGCTCATCACCGAAAGCCCGAGGATCCGTATATCCTGAACGCATTTGTCCACCGAGGTCTTACCGTAGTATTTGCTATCGTCTATATTCGCAAAAATTTCAGCCAAGTAGGAATCTATCATCGCTACTGCAGCCGCGCTCGACGAGTCGGACAAAACGGAATTATAATAAAGAAAATCGGAACTGAACGCTGCGTCGTGAATCTTGCTTTTCACTACGGATCCTTTGTAGGAGTTGGTAGCGCCGGTGGAGTCCAATGCGGTACAGTTCGAAGCGAAGAGGCGGAACGTCAGAGGGAATATTGTTTTTTTCACCATAATTTAGCAACTAAAACACCCCAATTAACATACAACCATTTAATAGTATTTTATTAAAAAATTTTACGTTCAGATCCTCGCAATCGACGAAACATATGTATACCGAAATTAGATGTAAGAACGACCTCCTTTCTCCTGAAAGAATCCCCGAGGTCGCGTCTAAATTTAAAATATTCTAATACAGAATATATTACGATGAGCGCCTCTGAAAAGGCGGATCTAATCGTATATCAACTCCCGTTCGAATCTTCCCGGTCCATCCGCAGAAAAATGCAGAATCGGGTCCGAAATTTCTTGAATTCAAATGTATAAATGTCATATATCTCCCCTGAAAATCAACAGACCCGAATGGAGAAACACATGATTCGATATGGAAAAACGAACCTCGTCGCAGGCTTGGCCGCGATTTTTTTGGCGGCAATGGGCGGATTCGCTCTTGGCGCCACATTCGATGCCAATTCTGTAAAAAACGGAGAACACGTACTGAGTATCGTGCGTTTTTACCTCCGCGAGGGACACTCCCACGGAATGCCGATCGCTATGTATAATATGCTGGTCGGACTCTGGATCGATAAGGTAGCTCTTTCGGATAGAGCGAAGTCAATCGCATCTTGGGCGGCGGTGGCGGGACTCTTATTGCCGGTGGGTCTGGCTGCGAAAGGAGCAGTGGGAGCCCCCGTCAATTTTCCTCCAGTAGGACTTCCGGGAATTCTCGGAATGTTCATCTCCATTCTAATGCTTCTTATCGGCGCAATCCGGATGAAAAAAACGGCATAAAGCCGGAAAACGGTTCTTTCGGAATTCGGAGCGGTTGCCAAGCGAAACGACCGAATTTCGAAAAGAATCCAACATCCTCCGTTTTTAGCTCGATAAGGGACCGGCACGATCCCGTACGGAAAAAATAAATTAATTTTTTATAATATATAAAGCGCTCGTTCCGACAAGGGTCTGCCCGTTCAGGCTGCCTGAGGTGTATCCCGTCTTGTACATGTTATCATAGTAATCGGAAGCGATTCCCGAAGCGGTGGTGCTGGCAGCCGAGGCCCCCGTTTGTTGCGTGGATTGTTTTACTCCATTCGAGTCGTATTTCGTCACGTAGATATCCTGAGTTCCGGTCAGGGTATTCCCGTCCAAACCTCCTCCCGTATATCCTGTTATGAAAACGTCGTTAAAGGAATCGTATGTGATTCCCAATCCGTACGTAAAAGTTCCTCCGGTACCTAAAAGACGCGTCCATTGTTTTGTGCCTTGGTTGTCGTATTTCACGACAAAGAAAGCGAAGGTACCGGTAAGAGTCTGACCGTCCAGGTTTCCGTTCGTATTTCCCGTCGCATAGATATTCCCAAACATATCGGTAGTTAATCCGTTTCCGACTTCGGAAGCGGCCGATAACCCCAATTGGCGTGTCCATTGTTTGTTCCCGTTCGAATCGTATTTGACCACGATCAGATCCTGAGCTCCGGCCAGGACGTTTCCGTCCAAATTTCCGGTCGTATAACCTGTCACGTAAACCGAATTAGAGGAATCTAAAGTAATTGCATCCGATTGCGTATGTGCCCCCGAGACTCCCAGGGTGCGTGTCCACAATCTGACTCCGTTCGGGTCGTATTTCGTAAGAAATAAGTCGTACAATCCGACAAGTACGTTTCCGTCCAGGTTCCCGTTCGTGTAGCCCGTCACGTAAACAAAGTTGAGGGGATCCGTCGTGATTCCCATTGGAAGCGCGGCGCTTCCGGACGGTCCTAAAAGACGGGTCCAAAGTTTATTTCCGTTCGTATCGTATTTCGTAAGGAACAAATCCGTGGTGCCCGAAAAAGCCTGCCCGTCCAAGCTCACACTTGTGGAACCCAAAATGTACACGTTTTGGAGAGAATCGGAAGCGGTTCCGTTCATACTCAAGCTGGACCCCCCAACCCCCAACGTTCTCGTCCATTGTTTGTTTCCGTTCGTATCGTATTTGACTACGAACGCGTCTTGAGAACCGATCAGGGCGTTTCCGTCCAGACTCCCCGTCGTATTTCCGGCAGCATAAACGTTTCCCGAACTATCGGCAGTCACTCCTGCGGATTGGGTGGAAGCGCCGGCTGCCCCCAAGAGGCGGGTCCAAGGAGTCGTCGGCAGAGGAGATTTCAGATATCCGCAAAAGGAAGAACCTCTCCGAGAATTGAGACCTTGGAAAAAGGAAGCCGTAAAGACATCGGAATTGTCGCAGTTTCCGGATTCCGTCTTCAAGCAGTTCAGAAAAACCAACGATAGGAAACAAAGGGAATAAGCAAATTTGGGAATTCTCATCGGAAATTTGTATCTTGCACTTTCTTTTTTCATTAACCGACAACCAACAATTTTTTTCCAAAAAATGGCCCTAAATTTATCTCAGAGCGGAAAATCGGAAGGATTTTCCTTCGTATTGCGTCCATCAAAAGTAGCACAAGAAACGATAAGACAGACGGAAAAGAGAGATAGTACAACGTAAGGCGTTTTCATTCTTCCTCTCCCAAGAAGAGAGCCAATCGATCCAAATGCGCTTCTGTTCCGTTCTTTCTGGAAACGTTTCCTTCATTCCCAGGAGTTCCATCCAGAAACGCGACCTGTTCGGTAAACGTAAGACGAGTCCTTCCTCCGGACAAACCTTCGATTTCCACCGAGGCAAGCGAAACGGAATGGATCGCGTCGTTTAGATGCATATCGTATACGAATACGATCCTTTGGTCCGGAAGAATGCTGTGAAAACGCGCCGTATAAACCGTTTTTAGGCGATCCCCAAAACGACCTTGCAGAACTTCGTTTCCCCCTACTCGAAAATCCAGTTCCCTTTTGACCTGAACCCAATCTTTCGGTCCGATAAACCATTTCGATTTCGAAGAAAGGGAGCCCCAGGCGGAAAAAACCGAATTCGGAGCGGCCTTGTAGATCTTTTCTATACTGAACGATTCGTGCGCGATTTTTAGCGGATCCATTTTATGTTCTCCTCTTGTCCGGCGTCCATCAGCGATGCGGCGTATCCGCAAGGAGTTCCGACTCCTGCGAAATTCTTAAGTAATGCCTTAAGTTTTCTAAAACGGAACAATAGTCAAGTATTTACTTAACTATAAAGCAAACGATTTTCCTGCCATCCGAACCGGAAAGGGAAAAGTAGAATCGATCCTTCGTCGGATTAAGTCAGTTTTTCGTCCAAGAATCTCAGAATTTCCCCCGGTAAACTGCGATGGAATTCTTCTCGATCGAATCCGTCCGGATCTACGGAGGGTAGAAAATTACGATTCTTTAAAGCGGGAGGGAAAGGACTTAAAAAGGAAAAATGACCTGCGTTGGGAACCGTCCGGAGCAGAACCTGGGATCGATCCGGAACTCCGTTCAATACTATATCCGAATTCCACCCGGGAGTAATGGGATCGTGTTCCGCGGCAAACAAAAGAATCGGGATCGTCACCTTACTCAAAGAGTTCAAAAACCAACCTGCTCCCGGAGCCATGAGCACGATCGCCCGGAGTCTGGAATCGGTAGGAGTTTCGACTTTTTCCCCTTCTTTCGTCCAAGGAACTCCGCCGGCAAGGGCTAAGGCGGTATATCCGCCCATAGAATGTCCGATCATCGCAATGCGATCGGTTCGAACGCTTTTTCCGAAACGTTCCGAGGAAAGGAGTCCGTCTATCGTCATGCTGACGTGTTTGGGGCGATTGATCAAATTCGCTCGAGTGTTTTCCAATTCGTTGTTGTTGCGATTATTTCCGTAATGTTCCAGCATCGCGACGATCATACCGTTCTTCGCTAAATGGGTGCTGATGGTTCTGTACAGAAGATGAGAGCCTCCGTTCCCGTGCGAAATCACGATCAAAGGGAATCGCCCCTCGGAAAGATCCGCATTCGAACTGACGTCCATTATGTACGGACCGAAGGACGTCGGAACGGAGGGAGTTTCCGTGGGGTACTGTACTAAAACGGGAAAGGAAATCCCTAGCTCCGGATCCTCGATCCTCAATTCCACACTGCCGATAAAAAACGTCTTCGTATTACGATCCATACAACTTTAGGATCTGACATCCGATTGACATTCGAGTTCAAGAACTTTTCCTAAGAGAATGAAGGTTCGAGACAGCGGGATGCCGGAATACTCTTATTGGGAGAGTTTATTCGACGTAGAGTTGGTACTGGATAGAATGGAAATCGGTTCCGACATCGGGA
This genomic stretch from Leptospira fletcheri harbors:
- a CDS encoding SBBP repeat-containing protein, which translates into the protein MKKESARYKFPMRIPKFAYSLCFLSLVFLNCLKTESGNCDNSDVFTASFFQGLNSRRGSSFCGYLKSPLPTTPWTRLLGAAGASTQSAGVTADSSGNVYAAGNTTGSLDGNALIGSQDAFVVKYDTNGNKQWTRTLGVGGSSLSMNGTASDSLQNVYILGSTSVSLDGQAFSGTTDLFLTKYDTNGNKLWTRLLGPSGSAALPMGITTDPLNFVYVTGYTNGNLDGNVLVGLYDLFLTKYDPNGVRLWTRTLGVSGAHTQSDAITLDSSNSVYVTGYTTGNLDGNVLAGAQDLIVVKYDSNGNKQWTRQLGLSAASEVGNGLTTDMFGNIYATGNTNGNLDGQTLTGTFAFFVVKYDNQGTKQWTRLLGTGGTFTYGLGITYDSFNDVFITGYTGGGLDGNTLTGTQDIYVTKYDSNGVKQSTQQTGASAASTTASGIASDYYDNMYKTGYTSGSLNGQTLVGTSALYIIKN
- a CDS encoding alpha/beta hydrolase family protein; amino-acid sequence: MDRNTKTFFIGSVELRIEDPELGISFPVLVQYPTETPSVPTSFGPYIMDVSSNADLSEGRFPLIVISHGNGGSHLLYRTISTHLAKNGMIVAMLEHYGNNRNNNELENTRANLINRPKHVSMTIDGLLSSERFGKSVRTDRIAMIGHSMGGYTALALAGGVPWTKEGEKVETPTDSRLRAIVLMAPGAGWFLNSLSKVTIPILLFAAEHDPITPGWNSDIVLNGVPDRSQVLLRTVPNAGHFSFLSPFPPALKNRNFLPSVDPDGFDREEFHRSLPGEILRFLDEKLT
- a CDS encoding SRPBCC family protein, with protein sequence MDPLKIAHESFSIEKIYKAAPNSVFSAWGSLSSKSKWFIGPKDWVQVKRELDFRVGGNEVLQGRFGDRLKTVYTARFHSILPDQRIVFVYDMHLNDAIHSVSLASVEIEGLSGGRTRLTFTEQVAFLDGTPGNEGNVSRKNGTEAHLDRLALFLGEEE
- a CDS encoding TIGR04452 family lipoprotein, which translates into the protein MVKKTIFPLTFRLFASNCTALDSTGATNSYKGSVVKSKIHDAAFSSDFLYYNSVLSDSSSAAAVAMIDSYLAEIFANIDDSKYYGKTSVDKCVQDIRILGLSVMSASLTVATNNDCSKLQANPAIL